One genomic segment of Epinephelus fuscoguttatus linkage group LG19, E.fuscoguttatus.final_Chr_v1 includes these proteins:
- the phospho1 gene encoding probable phosphatase phospho1 isoform X2, with the protein MASNSTSIPSDKRFLIFFDFDETIVDETSDDMVVQAAPGQHLPDWLKDTYQPGRYNEYMQRVLGYLAEQGVTESDIRSIMEKIPATPGMPTLFQYIRTRPLTDFEVVLLSDANTFFIESWLRRAGARQLFHRIFTNPATFNKDGRLVLRPFHSHDCARCPSNMCKQVVVRDYVTRRTQERGRPYQRIFYVGDGANDFCPALALGPRDVAFPRRDFPMHRLITETHEAMPGEFKAVTVPWKSGDDVVQRLRKLVAE; encoded by the coding sequence ATGGCCTCCAACTCAACGAGCATCCCCTCCGACAAGCGCTTCCTCATCTTCTTTGACTTTGATGAGACCATCGTGGATGAAACCAGCGACGACATGGTGGTGCAGGCCGCCCCGGGTCAGCACCTCCCGGACTGGCTGAAGGACACCTACCAGCCCGGCCGCTACAACGAGTATATGCAGCGCGTCTTGGGCTACCTGGCGGAGCAGGGCGTCACCGAGAGCGACATCCGGAGCATTATGGAGAAGATCCCGGCCACGCCCGGCATGCCCACCCTCTTCCAGTACATCCGCACCCGGCCTCTCACGGACTTTGAGGTGGTGCTGCTGTCCGACGCCAACACCTTCTTCATCGAGTCCTGGCTGCGGCGCGCAGGGGCCCGCCAGCTCTTCCACCGGATCTTCACCAACCCGGCCACCTTCAACAAAGACGGCCGGCTGGTGCTGCGGCCCTTCCACTCCCACGACTGCGCGCGGTGTCCCAGCAACATGTGCAAGCAGGTGGTCGTCAGGGACTATGTGACGCGCAGGACGCAGGAGCGGGGCCGCCCGTACCAGAGGATCTTCTACGTGGGGGACGGGGCCAACGACTTCTGCCCGGCGCTCGCCCTCGGGCCCCGCGACGTGGCATTCCCGCGGCGGGACTTCCCCATGCACCGGCTGATCACGGAGACCCACGAGGCCATGCCTGGGGAGTTCAAGGCGGTCACGGTGCCGTGGAAAAGTGGGGATGATGTGGTGCAGAGGCTGAGGAAGCTGGTGGCAGAGTAG
- the znf652 gene encoding zinc finger protein 652: MKSCKSLKEEVSVPSLGGMSQEEGRRAPVSQSYFHSPNPDLDLTGKLYKREVGGKPYSVLVDNKMATKTSMGDQNISQLPTQHATQQQHQQYFREGGAGQEVGTHGSQAGNDGTSDDTDDDDEDEEEEGEDEDEDGEDEGFKREQIIVEVNLNNQTLHVSKGDNKSGTAADDSERAGSDDDDDEDEEEEEEDEDTPDEEEEEDEEEEDDEEDELESRRTRSKRARRGSSSAAAPSQPRRKSLRTALSTATAGMTTRGRRKRMEPPTSKRRSARSAPSSAGSTTTTTAGKAEVEEKEMLACEKCPRVFNTRWYLEKHMNVTHRRMQICDKCGKKFVLESELALHQQTDCEKNIQCVSCNKSFKKLWSLHEHIKIVHGYAEKKFSCEICEKKFYTMAHVRKHMVAHTKDMPFTCETCGKSFKRSMSLKVHSLQHSGEKPFRCENCDERFQYKYQLRSHMSIHIGHKQFMCQWCGKDFNMKQYFDEHMKTHTGEKPFICEICGKSFTSRPNMKRHRRTHTGEKPYPCEVCGQRFRFSNMLKAHKEKCFRVTSPVVLQTSGPPVPVRLFANTFSSSSSTSVPSPSAPTPATTSAPLGLNPTGGSMPPRGPVGHTFSHVQLHSNPSHHHPHPTTTQQHLSNAPQHAPPHPHHHLAVPPVSHLPPPPALFKSEPLNHCGHEDSSYLHHMAPPDKGPGAPQHH, translated from the exons atGAAATCCTGCAAGAGCCTCAAGGAAGAGGTTTCTGTCCCTAGCCTTGGCGGGATGTCACAGGAGGAGGGACGCAGGGCGCCAGTGTCCCAGTCCTATTTTCACTCCCCTAACCCTGATCTAGACCTGACGGGCAAGCTTTATAAGAGGGAGGTTGGTGGTAAGCCGTATTCTGTCCTAGTGGACAATAAAATGGCAACCAAGACGTCCATGGGAGATCAGAACATCAGTCAGTTGCCGACCCAACATGCgactcagcagcaacatcaGCAGTATTTCAGAGAGGGAGGAGCAGGGCAGGAGGTGGGGACACACGGGTCCCAGGCTGGGAACGATGGCACCTCTGACGACActgacgatgatgatgaagatgaggaggaagagggtgaggatgaggatgaagatGGGGAGGATGAGGGCTTCAAGCGTGAGCAGATCATCGTGGAGGTAAACCTGAACAACCAGACGCTTCATGTATCCAAGGGGGACAACAAAAGTGGAACCGCGGCAGATGACTCAGAGAGAGCTGGCAGCGACGACGAcgatgatgaagatgaggaggaggaagaggaggatgaggacaCTCCcgatgaggaggaagaagaagatgaggaagaggaagacgaCGAGGAAGATGAGCTTGAGAGTCGACGGACAAGGTCCAAGCGGGCCCGTCGTGGTTCTAGTAGTGCGGCAGCTCCCAGCCAGCCACGGAGGAAAAGCCTCAGAACGGCTCTGAGCACCGCCACCGCAGGAATGACCACCAGGGGCCGACGGAAGCGCATGGAGCCTCCGACGAGCAAGCGCAGATCGGCCAGATCAGCCCCATCGTCCGCCGGTTCCACGACCACGACGACAGCAGGGaaagcagaggtggaggagaaggagatgCTGGCTTGTGAGAAGTGCCCGCGAGTGTTCAACACACGCTGGTACCTGGAGAAGCACATGAACGTCACACACAGGCGAATGCAGATTTGTGACAAGTGTGGCAAAAAGTTTGTCCTGGAGAGTGAGCTGGCCTTACACCAGCAGACTGACTGTGAGAAGAACATCCAG TGTGTCTCCTGCAACAAGTCTTTTAAGAAGCTGTGGTCACTGCATGAGCACATTAAGATTGTGCACGGCTATGCCGAAAAGAAGTTCTCGTGCGAAATCTGTGAGAAGAAGTTCTACACTATGGCACATGTCCGTAAGCACATGGTTG CTCACACTAAGGACATGCCATTTACCTGTGAGACGTGTGGGAAGTCGTTTAAACGCAGCATGTCTTTAAAAGTTCACTCACTCCAGCATTCTGGAGAGAAGCCCTTCCGTTGTGAG AACTGTGACGAGCGGTTCCAATACAAGTACCAGCTGCGCTCCCACATGAGCATTCACATTGGACACAAGCAGTTCATGTGCCAGTGGTGTGGCAAAGACTTCAACATGAAACAGTATTTTGATGagcacatgaaaacacacacag GAGAGAAGCCTTTCATTTGTGAGATCTGTGGGAAGAGCTTCACCAGCCGGCCCAACATGAAGCGCCACCGTCGCACCCACACCGGGGAGAAGCCCTATCCCTGCGAGGTCTGTGGCCAGCGCTTCCGCTTCTCCAACATGCTCAAAGCACACAAAGAGAAGTGTTTCCGGGTCACCAGCCCTGTGGTCCTGCAGACCAGCGGCCCACCTGTGCCTGTCCGCCTCTTTGCCAacaccttctcctcctcttcctccacctctgttcCCAGTCCCTCAGCTCCCACCCCGGCCACCACCTCAGCACCCCTGGGCCTCAATCCAACAGGAGGCTCTATGCCTCCCCGAGGCCCCGTGGGACACACATTCTCCCACGTACAGCTCCACTCAAACCCCTCTCACCACCATCCCCACCCGACGACAACCCAGCAACACCTCTCAAACGCACCCCAACATGCCCCGCCtcacccccaccaccacctgGCAGTGCCCCCAGTCTCCCACCTGCCCCCGCCCCCGGCCCTTTTCAAGAGCGAGCCCTTAAACCACTGTGGGCACGAAGACAGCAGCTACCTGCACCACATGGCCCCCCCTGACAAGGGCCCAGGGGCCCCACAGCACCACTGA
- the phospho1 gene encoding probable phosphatase phospho1 isoform X1, whose product MGDSIFNCCYVPPHPPGEGEPAGSRRAHIMASNSTSIPSDKRFLIFFDFDETIVDETSDDMVVQAAPGQHLPDWLKDTYQPGRYNEYMQRVLGYLAEQGVTESDIRSIMEKIPATPGMPTLFQYIRTRPLTDFEVVLLSDANTFFIESWLRRAGARQLFHRIFTNPATFNKDGRLVLRPFHSHDCARCPSNMCKQVVVRDYVTRRTQERGRPYQRIFYVGDGANDFCPALALGPRDVAFPRRDFPMHRLITETHEAMPGEFKAVTVPWKSGDDVVQRLRKLVAE is encoded by the coding sequence ATGGGGGATTCAATATTCAACTGCTGTTATgtcccaccccaccccccaggAGAGGGGGAACCTGCCGGGTCCAGACGCGCACACATCATGGCCTCCAACTCAACGAGCATCCCCTCCGACAAGCGCTTCCTCATCTTCTTTGACTTTGATGAGACCATCGTGGATGAAACCAGCGACGACATGGTGGTGCAGGCCGCCCCGGGTCAGCACCTCCCGGACTGGCTGAAGGACACCTACCAGCCCGGCCGCTACAACGAGTATATGCAGCGCGTCTTGGGCTACCTGGCGGAGCAGGGCGTCACCGAGAGCGACATCCGGAGCATTATGGAGAAGATCCCGGCCACGCCCGGCATGCCCACCCTCTTCCAGTACATCCGCACCCGGCCTCTCACGGACTTTGAGGTGGTGCTGCTGTCCGACGCCAACACCTTCTTCATCGAGTCCTGGCTGCGGCGCGCAGGGGCCCGCCAGCTCTTCCACCGGATCTTCACCAACCCGGCCACCTTCAACAAAGACGGCCGGCTGGTGCTGCGGCCCTTCCACTCCCACGACTGCGCGCGGTGTCCCAGCAACATGTGCAAGCAGGTGGTCGTCAGGGACTATGTGACGCGCAGGACGCAGGAGCGGGGCCGCCCGTACCAGAGGATCTTCTACGTGGGGGACGGGGCCAACGACTTCTGCCCGGCGCTCGCCCTCGGGCCCCGCGACGTGGCATTCCCGCGGCGGGACTTCCCCATGCACCGGCTGATCACGGAGACCCACGAGGCCATGCCTGGGGAGTTCAAGGCGGTCACGGTGCCGTGGAAAAGTGGGGATGATGTGGTGCAGAGGCTGAGGAAGCTGGTGGCAGAGTAG